The following coding sequences lie in one Eubacterium ventriosum genomic window:
- the infB gene encoding translation initiation factor IF-2, producing MAKMRVHELAKELDIKSADIVKALGEKGIDVKAASSIDDDNIEFVKTKFKNSQKESSGEATEDEKKEKSKPRVIITSKGVIRRGERHSKGDGEKRRRRHSDGEHHHSSDKKEKSAEAKVTTEKKAEPKVEAKVEPKAPVKAEPEVKKEQPKEAVKAEPVKKEEVKPVAKTEPEKTETPKVEAPKVEPKKEEVKPKDMQKDTKVEKKTEQNNNRQNKPFNRENNDRRNDGQRNDRRNDRGDNKGGYNRDNRNNRNNNGNFRDRNNNGQGRNDGQRNDRRNDGQRNDRRNDRNDNRGYNRDRNNNGNNGNYRDRNNNGNFRDRNNNGQGRNDDRRNDFRRNDNSRGGMAPAEPIQNKDRKSRENKLRQDRQERNKKNYDDNRQGKNGRKKDFSKPVMEKPKKKEEKKEEIKVIEVPDFITIGQLAERMKMQPSAVIKKLFLEGKMVTVNTEIDFDSAEEIALGYDIMCEKEEKVDIIEELLKEDEEDESLMVKRPPVVCVMGHVDHGKTSLLDAIRETNVISGEAGGITQHIGASVVKINDQTITFLDTPGHEAFTSMRMRGAQSTDIAILVVAADDGVMPQTVEAINHAKAAGIEIIVAINKIDKPGANIDRVKQGLAEHGLLASDWGGNVEMVPVSAHTKEGIDDLLEMVLLQADVLELKANPNRQARGIIIEAKLDKGKGPVATVLVQKGTLKVGANIAAGANHGKVRAMSDDRGNRIKTAGPSTPVEILGLSGVPNAGEVFVSTATANEAKDFANTFVEDSKAKLMESNKFRISLDDLNSQIEAGELKELNLIIKADVQGSVEAVRQSLVKLSNEEVEVKVIHGGVGAINESDVILASASNAIIIGFNVKPDAQAEETAKTEGVDLRLYSVIYNAIDDIERAMKGMLEPVYEEKVIGHAEIRQIFKASGVGNIAGSYVLDGAMQRGCSARVTRDGEQIYEGPVASLKRFKDDVKEVKAGYECGLVFEKFNDIVEGDQVEAYIMVEVPR from the coding sequence ATGGCAAAGATGAGAGTACATGAATTAGCCAAAGAGTTAGATATAAAAAGTGCTGACATAGTAAAGGCACTTGGAGAAAAGGGCATAGATGTAAAGGCAGCAAGTTCCATTGATGATGACAATATTGAATTTGTAAAAACAAAATTCAAGAACAGTCAGAAGGAAAGCAGTGGAGAAGCTACTGAAGATGAAAAGAAAGAAAAGTCAAAGCCAAGAGTTATAATTACAAGCAAAGGTGTAATTAGAAGAGGCGAAAGACATTCTAAGGGTGATGGAGAAAAGAGACGCAGAAGACACAGTGATGGTGAACATCATCATTCATCAGATAAGAAGGAAAAGAGTGCGGAAGCAAAGGTTACTACTGAAAAGAAGGCTGAGCCTAAGGTAGAAGCGAAAGTTGAACCAAAGGCACCGGTTAAAGCTGAACCGGAAGTAAAAAAAGAACAGCCTAAGGAAGCAGTTAAGGCTGAGCCGGTTAAGAAAGAAGAAGTTAAGCCGGTAGCAAAAACAGAACCTGAAAAAACAGAAACACCAAAGGTTGAAGCACCAAAGGTTGAACCAAAGAAGGAAGAGGTAAAGCCAAAAGATATGCAGAAGGATACAAAGGTAGAAAAGAAAACAGAACAGAATAACAACAGACAAAATAAGCCTTTTAACAGAGAAAATAATGATCGTAGAAATGATGGTCAGAGAAATGACCGCAGAAACGACAGAGGAGACAACAAAGGCGGATATAACAGAGATAACCGTAACAACAGGAATAACAACGGAAATTTCAGAGACAGAAACAACAATGGTCAGGGCAGAAATGACGGCCAGAGAAACGATCGTAGAAATGATGGTCAGAGAAATGACCGTAGAAATGACAGAAACGATAATAGAGGTTATAACAGAGATAGAAATAATAATGGCAATAACGGAAATTATCGTGACAGAAATAACAACGGAAATTTCAGAGACAGAAACAACAACGGCCAGGGCAGAAATGACGACAGAAGAAATGACTTTAGAAGAAATGATAATTCAAGAGGCGGTATGGCACCTGCTGAACCAATTCAGAATAAGGATAGAAAGTCAAGAGAAAATAAACTTCGTCAGGACCGTCAGGAAAGAAATAAGAAGAATTATGACGATAACAGACAGGGCAAGAATGGCAGAAAGAAAGATTTCTCTAAGCCTGTAATGGAAAAACCTAAGAAGAAAGAAGAAAAGAAGGAAGAAATCAAGGTAATTGAGGTTCCGGATTTTATTACAATAGGTCAGCTCGCTGAAAGAATGAAAATGCAGCCATCAGCAGTTATCAAGAAACTTTTCCTTGAAGGAAAGATGGTTACTGTTAATACTGAAATCGACTTTGACAGCGCAGAAGAAATAGCTTTAGGCTATGACATTATGTGTGAAAAAGAAGAAAAGGTAGATATTATTGAAGAACTTTTAAAGGAAGATGAAGAAGATGAAAGCTTAATGGTTAAGCGTCCACCTGTAGTATGTGTTATGGGTCACGTTGATCATGGTAAAACATCACTTCTTGATGCAATTAGAGAAACAAATGTAATTTCAGGAGAAGCAGGTGGTATTACACAGCATATCGGTGCTTCAGTTGTTAAAATTAATGACCAGACTATTACATTCTTAGATACACCTGGACATGAAGCATTTACATCAATGCGTATGCGTGGTGCCCAGTCAACAGATATTGCAATCCTTGTTGTAGCAGCAGATGATGGTGTTATGCCACAGACTGTAGAAGCTATTAACCATGCTAAGGCAGCAGGAATTGAAATTATCGTAGCAATTAACAAAATTGATAAACCGGGAGCAAATATTGACCGTGTTAAGCAGGGACTTGCAGAACATGGATTATTAGCTTCAGACTGGGGCGGAAACGTTGAAATGGTTCCTGTATCAGCTCACACTAAGGAAGGCATTGATGATCTTCTTGAAATGGTTCTTTTACAGGCAGATGTATTAGAATTAAAGGCTAACCCTAATCGTCAGGCAAGAGGTATTATTATTGAAGCTAAGCTTGATAAGGGTAAAGGACCTGTTGCTACAGTTCTTGTACAGAAAGGTACATTAAAGGTTGGAGCAAATATTGCAGCAGGAGCTAACCACGGTAAAGTGAGAGCTATGTCTGATGACAGAGGAAACAGAATTAAGACAGCAGGCCCATCAACACCTGTAGAAATTTTAGGTCTTAGTGGTGTTCCAAACGCAGGTGAAGTATTTGTATCAACTGCAACAGCTAATGAAGCAAAAGACTTTGCGAACACATTCGTTGAAGATAGCAAGGCTAAGCTTATGGAATCAAATAAATTTAGAATTTCTCTTGATGATCTTAATTCACAGATTGAAGCAGGAGAACTTAAGGAACTTAACCTTATTATCAAGGCTGATGTTCAGGGTTCAGTTGAGGCTGTAAGACAGAGTCTTGTTAAGCTTTCAAATGAAGAAGTTGAAGTTAAGGTTATCCACGGTGGTGTAGGTGCAATTAACGAATCTGACGTTATCTTAGCATCAGCATCTAACGCAATTATTATCGGATTTAATGTAAAACCTGATGCACAGGCTGAAGAAACAGCTAAGACAGAAGGAGTTGACTTAAGACTTTATTCTGTAATCTACAACGCTATTGATGACATTGAAAGAGCTATGAAGGGTATGCTTGAACCTGTTTACGAAGAAAAAGTTATCGGTCATGCAGAAATCCGTCAGATTTTCAAGGCTTCAGGTGTTGGAAACATTGCCGGTTCATATGTTTTAGATGGTGCTATGCAGAGAGGATGTTCAGCAAGAGTTACAAGAGATGGAGAACAAATTTATGAAGGACCGGTTGCATCACTTAAGAGATTTAAGGATGATGTTAAGGAAGTTAAAGCCGGTTACGAATGTGGTCTTGTATTTGAAAAATTCAATGACATTGTAGAAGGCGATCAGGTTGAAGCATATATTATGGTAGAAGTGCCAAGATAG
- a CDS encoding L7Ae/L30e/S12e/Gadd45 family ribosomal protein, with translation MNKVFSMIGLATRAGKTVAGEFSVEKAVKDNKAKVVIVSTESSDNTKKLFENKCKFYKIPVFIYGTKAELGMATGNKERASIAVLDPGFSKSIVKMLTENE, from the coding sequence ATGAATAAGGTATTTTCTATGATAGGACTTGCAACAAGAGCAGGGAAAACCGTGGCAGGTGAATTTTCAGTTGAAAAGGCTGTTAAGGATAATAAAGCCAAGGTTGTTATTGTTTCAACAGAAAGCTCAGACAATACAAAAAAACTATTTGAAAATAAATGCAAGTTTTATAAGATTCCTGTATTTATTTATGGTACTAAGGCTGAGTTAGGCATGGCAACAGGTAATAAAGAAAGAGCATCCATAGCAGTGTTGGATCCCGGATTTAGCAAGTCGATTGTGAAGATGTTAACAGAAAATGAATAA
- the rnpM gene encoding RNase P modulator RnpM: MGQTKKMPVRTCTGCRQAKNKKDLIRVVRDKEGNVSVDATGKLNGRGAYICPDKECLKKAIKNKGLEKTLKISGIGEEIYSQLEKELGEINE; the protein is encoded by the coding sequence ATGGGACAGACAAAAAAGATGCCTGTAAGAACCTGTACAGGTTGCAGACAGGCAAAAAACAAAAAGGATTTGATTCGAGTTGTTCGTGACAAAGAGGGAAATGTTAGTGTTGATGCAACCGGAAAATTAAACGGTCGTGGAGCTTACATATGTCCGGATAAAGAATGCCTGAAGAAAGCAATTAAGAATAAAGGTTTGGAAAAAACACTTAAGATTTCAGGTATTGGCGAAGAAATCTATAGTCAGCTTGAAAAAGAATTAGGAGAGATAAATGAATAA
- the nusA gene encoding transcription termination factor NusA: MNKELIEALNILEKEKDISKESLFEAIENNLVVAYKNNFNKADNVTVTMDRETGDFHIYSQKEVVEEVMDPVTEISLEDARSIKGTYELGDIVNIEIQSKDFGRIATQSAKNGILQKIREEERKSLYEQYFEKQDDIVTGIVQRINGKNISVNLGKVDTVLMEKEQAKGEHFRPTERIKLYITEVKDNGRGPRIVVSRTHPGLVKRLFEQEVTEIQDGTVEIKSIAREAGSRTKMAVWSNNEDVDAVGACVGVNGARVNAVVDELRDEKIDIVNWSENPAILIENALSPSKVVAVLADPDNKEALVVVPDFQLSLAIGKEGQNARLAAKLTGFKIDIKSESQAKEEGIQYVFDDDEYYDDEYYDDEYDAEYDDEYYDDEYDSESEADSEESEEVTEETSEATTEETEE; encoded by the coding sequence ATGAACAAAGAATTAATTGAAGCATTGAATATCTTAGAAAAGGAAAAAGATATTAGCAAAGAGTCATTATTTGAAGCTATCGAAAATAACTTAGTAGTAGCGTACAAAAATAACTTTAACAAAGCAGACAATGTAACAGTTACAATGGACAGAGAAACAGGAGATTTCCACATTTATTCACAGAAGGAAGTTGTTGAAGAAGTAATGGATCCTGTAACAGAGATTTCTCTTGAAGATGCAAGAAGCATTAAGGGAACATACGAACTTGGCGATATTGTAAATATTGAAATCCAGTCAAAGGACTTTGGACGTATTGCAACACAGAGTGCAAAGAATGGTATCCTTCAGAAGATTAGAGAAGAAGAAAGAAAGAGCCTTTACGAACAGTATTTTGAAAAGCAGGATGACATTGTTACAGGTATTGTTCAGAGAATCAATGGTAAGAATATTAGCGTAAACCTTGGTAAGGTTGACACAGTTCTTATGGAAAAAGAACAGGCTAAGGGAGAACATTTCAGACCAACTGAAAGAATAAAACTTTACATTACAGAAGTAAAAGACAATGGTAGAGGACCAAGAATCGTTGTTTCAAGAACTCATCCGGGATTAGTTAAGAGACTTTTTGAACAGGAAGTTACAGAAATCCAGGACGGTACAGTAGAAATTAAAAGCATTGCAAGAGAAGCAGGTTCAAGAACAAAGATGGCTGTATGGTCAAATAACGAAGACGTTGATGCCGTAGGTGCGTGTGTAGGTGTTAACGGTGCAAGAGTAAATGCAGTAGTTGATGAATTACGTGATGAAAAGATTGATATTGTAAACTGGAGCGAAAATCCTGCAATCTTAATTGAAAATGCATTAAGTCCATCAAAGGTTGTTGCAGTTCTTGCTGATCCTGATAACAAGGAAGCATTAGTAGTAGTACCTGATTTCCAGCTTTCACTTGCAATTGGTAAAGAAGGTCAGAATGCAAGACTTGCTGCAAAACTTACAGGATTTAAGATTGATATTAAGAGTGAGTCACAGGCAAAAGAAGAAGGAATCCAGTATGTATTCGATGATGATGAATATTATGATGACGAATACTACGATGATGAATACGATGCAGAATATGATGACGAGTATTATGATGATGAATATGATTCAGAGTCAGAGGCTGATTCAGAAGAATCTGAAGAAGTAACAGAAGAAACATCCGAAGCTACAACTGAAGAGACAGAAGAATAA
- the rimP gene encoding ribosome maturation factor RimP has translation MSRREEYEMKTEALITPIVDEKGFELVDVEYVKEGSNWYLRAYVDKEGGITINDLESVSRILSDKLDEEDFISDAYILEVSSPGLGRPLKKDKDFDRNMGNEIEVHLYRAVDRQKQLVGLLKAYNADTITIENEDGSETDIDRVNVSLVRPTIDF, from the coding sequence GTGTCAAGAAGAGAAGAATATGAAATGAAGACAGAAGCTCTGATTACACCTATAGTTGATGAAAAGGGCTTTGAATTAGTTGATGTTGAATATGTAAAAGAAGGCAGCAACTGGTATTTAAGAGCATATGTTGACAAGGAAGGTGGTATAACTATTAACGACCTTGAATCTGTTAGCAGAATCTTAAGTGACAAATTAGATGAAGAAGATTTTATCAGTGATGCTTATATTTTGGAAGTAAGTTCACCGGGGCTTGGCCGTCCGTTAAAGAAGGATAAGGACTTTGACAGAAACATGGGAAATGAAATTGAAGTTCATTTATACAGAGCTGTTGACAGACAGAAACAGCTTGTAGGACTTTTAAAAGCATATAATGCAGACACAATTACCATTGAAAATGAAGATGGTAGTGAAACAGATATAGACAGAGTGAATGTATCACTTGTCAGACCAACAATTGATTTTTAA
- a CDS encoding glycosyl hydrolase — protein sequence MRKTKKGIAIGLALIMTAMPAFQHGFFVSDVKAATQKGSLATKVTGTWSYEGDNVIHTQTNESLFANLPTLANKGNTRFTTDNYDSENKAFKTNGWSTSMGWKYSCSDNFGNTTYAIPLAFKAVSDGMYVTKPSTMVVRDTFNASAPENGTLSDFEVKTGFSSNEVKADRETDWSTDVVLENASDSSQYMKTTMTQGSPMALFRMNGTKTASLLRLRDTLPSAVVGYNGDTPENSTMLVLRVYDNHDDVSKYSNYDYYALYVPKGTTWNPTLGETNIGEISMTFPSENKAYFTLAWLCESTGTNDSEAEKIAKIYEPYAFNYAEDTGVNYDYNRSTGKVTTTYNYKVGKMDSSKPDGVVMGILPSQYKNMTGYSYLKNEARTIRGQMKFLIGDSFTTQLTYSGILQSSPSVENSDKAKLQEYVDSFMKDYGPENGELTKEANVLVNTYDSGKRMNRAIQVMEAAEACGDTEDANTLLKALENELADWFTADNDNNAEDKYFYYDENVGSLFGFPQAYYTVDGMTDHHFHYGYFIQAAAQVAFRDPDFIAQYSDIINEVIGDIAYDKKDSSSKYPYLRVFSTYEGHSWASGHANFADGNNQESSSESINAWAALILYGQATGNEELTDLGVYLYTTEVNSVNNYWFDIDGDILDSNYTASTTSANKHNVASIVWGGKYDYSAWWTAEPLQIQGINLLPITSASYYLGKSTDFVKANFESAQANEKAFTGNDKLSTPTDRWNELWSSYLALADMDKAQEYFSSTCAPEAGDSKAHAYHFIKSLEKVGSPKLDITSDDPLSLVFENKDGITTYVAYNPTNEEKTVTFSDGKVIKVAPKAQSEEQSAGATYKVEYYLQNADLTYSLNSTDTKTASAGNQVTAPNKSFTGYILDKTVEGTKISGTVTEDNSLVLKVYYRLRNDTDEPESTTPAVTKIDWSDITAWTEIGSTGISYSVIEGKDIFARINEADGNPFYFIFKQGGFNATITGPDLSTVITKNCPGAEIPLKASELKEDGYYTIDADINGNTVKIALKKGDGAPEPTTEVPTTEKETTTAAPTTAAPTTTQPTTGGTETTTAATPTTEPTTSGEVTTTAKPTTVAPTSEKETSVTTKPETTTPKVTSNNVMKETTTDKVSSTSIRLGRTKVKKAVKRNKAVKAKISLKKVKSATGYVVKVSTSKKFKGKKTITKTFKRNVFKFKKLKKNKKYYVKARAVKVVGKTKYYGKWSNVKKIRIKK from the coding sequence ATGAGAAAGACAAAGAAAGGAATAGCCATAGGCTTAGCCTTAATAATGACGGCTATGCCGGCGTTTCAACATGGTTTTTTTGTAAGCGATGTAAAGGCTGCCACGCAGAAAGGAAGTTTGGCTACTAAGGTTACAGGAACTTGGTCATATGAAGGTGACAATGTTATTCATACCCAGACTAATGAATCATTATTTGCCAATTTGCCAACTTTAGCTAACAAAGGTAATACACGTTTTACAACAGATAATTATGATTCAGAAAACAAAGCCTTTAAGACTAATGGCTGGTCAACATCAATGGGATGGAAGTATAGTTGTAGTGATAATTTTGGTAACACAACATACGCAATTCCATTAGCATTTAAAGCTGTAAGCGATGGAATGTACGTTACAAAGCCATCAACTATGGTTGTTAGAGATACATTTAATGCAAGTGCACCGGAGAATGGAACTTTATCAGATTTTGAAGTTAAGACAGGATTTAGCTCAAATGAGGTAAAAGCTGACAGGGAAACAGACTGGTCTACAGATGTGGTATTAGAGAATGCGTCTGATTCATCACAATATATGAAGACAACAATGACACAGGGAAGTCCAATGGCATTGTTTAGAATGAATGGAACAAAGACAGCATCATTGTTAAGATTAAGAGATACATTGCCTTCAGCAGTTGTGGGATATAATGGTGATACACCTGAGAATTCAACAATGCTTGTGTTAAGAGTTTATGATAATCATGATGATGTTAGCAAGTATAGCAATTATGATTATTATGCACTATATGTTCCAAAGGGAACAACTTGGAATCCAACATTAGGAGAAACAAACATTGGTGAAATATCAATGACATTCCCTAGTGAGAATAAAGCGTATTTCACATTGGCATGGTTATGTGAAAGCACAGGAACAAATGATTCAGAAGCTGAAAAGATTGCTAAAATTTATGAACCTTATGCATTTAACTACGCAGAAGATACAGGGGTTAATTATGACTATAACAGAAGTACAGGAAAGGTAACTACAACATATAATTATAAAGTTGGTAAGATGGATTCATCAAAACCTGACGGAGTAGTTATGGGGATCCTTCCAAGCCAGTATAAGAATATGACAGGTTATAGTTATCTTAAAAATGAGGCAAGAACAATTCGTGGACAGATGAAGTTTTTGATTGGCGATTCATTTACTACCCAATTAACTTATTCAGGAATCCTTCAGTCAAGTCCATCAGTTGAAAATTCTGATAAAGCCAAGTTACAGGAATATGTAGATAGCTTTATGAAAGATTATGGTCCTGAAAACGGAGAATTAACTAAGGAAGCTAATGTTCTGGTTAATACATATGATTCAGGAAAAAGAATGAACAGAGCTATTCAGGTTATGGAAGCAGCAGAGGCATGTGGCGACACAGAAGATGCTAACACTTTATTAAAAGCATTGGAAAATGAATTAGCAGACTGGTTTACAGCGGATAATGACAATAATGCAGAAGATAAGTATTTTTATTATGATGAAAATGTAGGTAGCTTATTTGGTTTCCCACAGGCTTATTATACAGTAGACGGAATGACAGACCATCATTTCCACTATGGATATTTTATTCAGGCAGCAGCTCAGGTTGCATTTAGAGATCCTGATTTTATTGCACAGTATTCAGATATAATTAATGAAGTTATAGGGGATATTGCTTATGATAAGAAAGATTCTTCATCAAAATATCCATACTTAAGAGTATTTTCAACATATGAAGGACATTCATGGGCAAGTGGTCATGCTAACTTTGCTGATGGTAACAATCAGGAATCAAGTTCAGAGTCAATAAATGCATGGGCAGCGTTGATTTTGTATGGTCAGGCTACAGGAAATGAAGAATTAACAGATTTAGGTGTATATTTGTACACAACAGAAGTTAATTCAGTTAATAACTATTGGTTTGATATTGATGGAGATATTTTGGATAGCAATTATACTGCAAGCACAACATCAGCTAACAAGCATAATGTAGCTTCAATTGTTTGGGGAGGCAAATATGATTACTCAGCATGGTGGACAGCAGAACCATTACAGATTCAGGGGATTAATTTATTACCTATTACATCTGCATCATATTATTTGGGAAAGAGTACAGATTTCGTAAAAGCAAACTTTGAATCAGCTCAGGCCAATGAAAAAGCATTTACGGGAAATGATAAATTATCTACACCAACAGACAGATGGAATGAATTATGGAGTTCTTATTTGGCATTGGCTGATATGGACAAAGCTCAGGAGTATTTTAGTTCAACATGTGCACCAGAGGCAGGAGATTCAAAAGCTCATGCTTACCACTTTATTAAGTCACTGGAGAAAGTTGGAAGTCCTAAACTAGACATTACAAGTGATGATCCATTAAGTCTTGTATTTGAAAATAAAGACGGAATAACTACATATGTTGCATACAATCCTACTAATGAAGAAAAAACAGTAACTTTCTCAGATGGAAAAGTTATTAAGGTTGCACCAAAGGCACAGTCAGAAGAACAAAGTGCAGGAGCAACATATAAAGTAGAATACTATTTACAAAATGCAGATTTGACATATTCACTTAATAGTACAGATACAAAAACTGCTTCAGCTGGAAATCAGGTAACAGCACCTAATAAATCATTTACAGGATATATTTTAGATAAAACTGTTGAAGGAACAAAAATTTCAGGCACAGTTACAGAAGATAATAGTCTTGTTTTAAAAGTATATTACAGATTAAGAAATGACACAGATGAACCTGAATCAACAACACCTGCAGTAACAAAGATTGATTGGTCTGACATTACTGCTTGGACAGAAATTGGAAGTACAGGAATTTCATATAGTGTAATTGAAGGAAAAGATATATTTGCAAGAATTAATGAAGCAGACGGAAATCCATTCTATTTCATATTTAAGCAGGGTGGATTTAATGCAACAATTACAGGACCTGATTTAAGTACTGTAATAACAAAGAATTGCCCGGGTGCAGAGATTCCACTTAAAGCAAGCGAGCTTAAGGAAGATGGCTATTATACAATTGATGCGGACATTAATGGCAATACAGTAAAGATAGCATTAAAGAAAGGAGATGGCGCTCCTGAGCCAACAACAGAAGTACCTACAACAGAGAAGGAAACAACAACTGCAGCGCCAACAACTGCAGCGCCAACTACTACACAGCCAACGACAGGTGGAACAGAAACAACAACAGCAGCAACTCCAACAACTGAACCGACAACAAGTGGAGAAGTAACAACAACTGCAAAACCAACAACAGTTGCACCTACAAGTGAAAAGGAAACAAGTGTTACAACAAAACCTGAAACTACAACACCTAAGGTAACATCAAATAATGTTATGAAAGAAACTACAACTGATAAGGTTTCAAGTACAAGCATTAGACTTGGAAGAACAAAAGTTAAAAAGGCTGTTAAACGTAACAAAGCAGTTAAGGCAAAGATTTCTTTAAAGAAAGTTAAGAGCGCAACAGGATATGTTGTTAAGGTTTCTACATCAAAGAAGTTTAAAGGCAAGAAGACAATTACAAAGACATTTAAGAGAAATGTATTTAAATTTAAGAAACTTAAGAAGAACAAAAAGTATTATGTTAAAGCCAGAGCTGTAAAGGTAGTTGGCAAGACAAAATACTACGGTAAATGGAGTAATGTTAAAAAGATTAGAATTAAAAAATAA
- a CDS encoding M48 family metallopeptidase: MNNITVIRTKRKTISIKVNNDLTVTVRAPIFTSDKEIGEILKSKEKWISKCIEQIKRENEELSKIDYFTAEEISKLADKALNYIPGRVKYYADIIGVTYGKIIIRNQKTRWGSCSSKGNLNFNCLLMLMPTEVIDYVVVHELCHRNQMNHSKAFWKEVEKILPNYKDSVGWLKKEGGGIIRRMG; encoded by the coding sequence ATGAATAATATTACAGTAATACGAACAAAAAGAAAAACAATATCAATTAAGGTAAATAATGATTTGACAGTTACAGTAAGAGCCCCCATTTTTACTTCTGATAAAGAAATCGGAGAAATTTTAAAGTCAAAAGAAAAGTGGATTTCTAAATGTATTGAACAAATAAAAAGAGAAAATGAAGAGTTATCTAAAATTGATTATTTTACAGCAGAAGAAATTAGTAAGCTGGCAGATAAGGCATTGAATTACATTCCAGGCAGAGTGAAATATTATGCGGATATTATAGGTGTTACATACGGAAAAATAATAATACGAAATCAAAAGACCAGATGGGGAAGCTGTAGCAGCAAAGGAAATCTTAATTTTAATTGTCTTCTTATGCTGATGCCGACTGAAGTAATAGACTACGTTGTGGTTCACGAGTTATGTCATCGAAATCAAATGAACCACTCAAAAGCTTTCTGGAAAGAAGTGGAGAAAATACTTCCAAACTATAAAGATTCAGTTGGATGGTTAAAGAAAGAAGGAGGGGGAATTATAAGAAGGATGGGATGA
- a CDS encoding CPCC family cysteine-rich protein, whose amino-acid sequence MKIKNTHIFGTTRCIDIILNKNIISNYHIKCPCCNEGTINSQYDICLVCGWEDDIVQNEDENFSGGANKMSLIEHRQNFLEQRKKNPNYKWGNNCR is encoded by the coding sequence GTGAAAATCAAAAATACTCATATTTTTGGTACAACGAGGTGTATTGACATAATATTAAATAAAAATATAATAAGTAATTATCATATTAAATGTCCATGTTGCAATGAAGGAACAATAAATTCACAATATGATATATGTTTAGTGTGTGGATGGGAAGATGATATAGTTCAAAATGAAGATGAAAATTTTTCTGGAGGAGCGAATAAAATGTCCCTAATTGAGCATAGACAGAATTTTTTAGAACAAAGGAAGAAAAATCCCAATTATAAATGGGGTAATAATTGCAGATAA
- a CDS encoding helix-turn-helix domain-containing protein: MKEVIMFPIIDKRKTGINIRRIMDMRGLTVKDVQEYLELGSVQSIYHWINGISMPTIDNLYALSDLFHVPIDLLVCGNRKPLTLCDNAHNEINERVYEYYERIKNGRAA, encoded by the coding sequence ATGAAAGAGGTAATAATGTTTCCAATAATTGACAAACGAAAAACAGGAATTAACATCCGCAGAATCATGGATATGCGTGGCTTGACAGTGAAGGATGTGCAGGAATATCTTGAACTTGGAAGTGTGCAGAGTATATATCATTGGATTAATGGTATCAGCATGCCAACAATAGATAATTTGTATGCACTTAGTGATTTGTTTCACGTACCAATAGATTTGCTTGTTTGTGGAAATAGAAAGCCACTTACACTGTGTGATAATGCACATAATGAAATCAATGAGCGAGTATATGAATATTATGAAAGAATAAAGAATGGACGTGCAGCATAA